In Actinomyces marmotae, the DNA window TCCCGGCGCGGGACAGCGCGCGGATGCGGCGCCGCGGGGTGCCGGCGGGCATGATCCTGGCCAGGTTGCGCTCGAGCTGGCCCACCCCGCCGCGGGCGGGCAGCACGCGCTGGCGGGCCCACAGCGCGTCACCGGCGGCGTGGGCGAGGGCGTAGCCAAGGCCGGTGGGCAGGCGCCCGGCGCCCCGCCAGGCGAGGCGGTAGGCGTCCTCGACGCGGGGCCGCCTCACCCGGCGGCTCCCGCCCTGCCGCCCGCGGGCACTCCGGCGAGCTGGGCCCGAACGGTGAGGACCCTCTGGATCACGGTGATGAAAGAGGCGGTGACGACGAGCGCGAGCCCCGCGGTGATAACCCACTGGGGCGCGCCCAGGCCCACGGCGAACGCGGCCAGGCCGATGGCAACGAGGCGGTCGGTGCGCTCGGCGATGCCCACGGAGGCCCTAGCGCCCACAGACTCGGCCCGGGCGCGGGCGTAGGGAACGGCCGCGCCGAGCACGACCGCCGCCAACGCCAGGGCGATCGTCCAGGTCCTCAAGGGCCCGGGGGCCAGGTGCGTGGCGGCCCACATGGCGAGCGAGCCGAAGACGGCACCATCGGCGAGTCGGTCCATGGTGGAGTCGAGGAAGGCCCCGAAGGCGGAGGAGGTGCCCGTGGCGCGGGCGAGGATCCCATCGAAGGAGTCGGCCACGAGCAGGCAGGTCAGCAGGATGGGGCCGAGGATGAAACGGCCCTGGGGGATAGTGAGGACGGCTGCGGCGATAGAGGCGATGGTCCCCGCCACGGTGAGCATGTTGGGGGTGATCCCGGCCTTGGCCAGGAGCATGGCCGGCTTGGTGAACAGGGCCTTGGTCAGGCCTCTGCCGTGATTTCCGAGCATGGGCTGCCTCGTGTCTCGTCTCAGTCGGGTATGGGATCGCCGGCGCCGCGCGCCGGTCAGGGCTCGCGGGGCGTGGCGGGCGCGGAGTCCCAGGCACCGGCGATCATGTCGCGCTGGTCCCCCAGGAGCTGTGGGACGGGCTTGGCGCGCCCGATGATCGGCATGAAGTTCGCGTCGCCGGTCCAGCGGGGCACGACGTGCTGGTGCAGGTGCGCGGCGATGCCCGCTCCTCCGGTCTCCCCGGCGTTCATGCCGAGGTTGAACCCCTGCGGGCGGCACACGGCGCGCAGGACCTCCATGGAGCGGGCGGAGAGCTGGATGATCTCCAGGCGCTCGGCGTCGGAGGCCTCGGTCAGTTCCGAAATGTGCCGGTAGGGGCAGACGAGGAGGTGCCCGGTGTTGTAGGGGTAGAGGTTCATGATGACGTAGGCGCGCTCGCCGCGGTGGACGATAAGCGCGTCCTCATCGCCCCGCCCGGGGGCGGCGCAGAAGGGGCACTGGCCGGGCGTGGAGTCCTTGGGCTTGTCGGCCCCGCCGATGTACACCATGCGGTGCGGCGTCCACAGCCGCTGGAAGGACTCCGGCGCCCCCTCGTGATAGGGCGGATCCTCGATCGAGGCGCGCCCGATGGGCGCCATCGGGGCGGCGTCGTCAGTCATGGGCTATAAGCCTCTCGTCAGCGGGGTCGTTGAGGCGCTCGGCGATGACGCGGCGGATGTGGGCGACGGCCTCGTCCACGGGCACGCCGTTGACCTGGTCACCGCCCCTAAAGCGGAAGGAAACGGCGCCGGCCTCGGCGTCCTCGCCTCCCGCGATGAGAGTGAAGGGGATCTTGTCCTTGGCGGCGTTGCGGATCTTCTTGCCGAAGCGGTCGTTGGAGTGATCGACCTCGACGCGCACCCCGGCGGCGCGCAGCGTCGCGGCCACGCCGTCGACATACTCGTCGAAGGCCTCGGCCACGGGGATGAGGCGCGCCTGGACCGGGGACAGCCAGGCGGGGAAGGCGCCGGCGTAGTGCTCGGTGAGCACGCCGATGAAGCGCTCCACGCTGCCGAGCTTGGCCGAGTGCAGCATGATGGGGCGCTGGTGGGTGCCGTCGGCGGCGGTGTACTCCAGGTCGAAGCGCTCGGGCTGGTTGAAGTCGTACTGGACGGTGGACATCTGCCAGGTGCGACCGATGGCGTCCTTGACCTGCACGGAGACCTTCGGGCCGTAGAAGGCGGCGCCGCCGGGGTCGGGAACAACCTCCAGCCCGGAGGCCTCGCAGGCCTCGGCCAGGGCCTGGGTGGCGGTGGACCAGTCCTCGTCGGAGCCGATGAACTTGTCCTTCTTGGCGCCGTCCTCGTCGCGGGTGGACAGCTCAAGGTAGAAGTCGGTCAGGCCGAAGTCCTCGAGGATGGAGATGAAGAAGGCGATCTGCGCCTTGATCTCCTCGGCCGCCTGCTCGGTGGTGCAGTAGGTGTGGGAGTCGTCCTGGGTGAAGCCGCGCATGCGGGTCAGGCCGTGCACAACGCCGGACTTCTCATAGCGGTAGTCGTGCCCCATCTCGAAGAAGCGCAGCGGGAGCTCGCGGTAGGAGCGGCCGCGGGAGCGGAAGATGAGGTTGTGCATGGGGCAGTTCATGGCCTTGAGGTAGTACTCCTGACCGGCCTTGATAATGGCGCCCGTCTCGTCGCGCTCCTCGTCGGCGAGCATGGGCGGGAACATGGTGTCCGCGTAGTAGGGCAGGTGGCCCGAGGTGTGGAAGAGCCCGCTCTTGGAGATCTCGGGGGTGTGGACGAAGTCGAAGCCGTACTGGCGGTGCCGCTCGATGACGTGGCTCTCGATCTCGTGGCGCAGCATCGCCCCCTTGGGGTGGAAGACGACGAGGCCGGGGCCGATCTCCTCGGGGAAGGAGAAGAGGTCGAGCTCGGCGCCGAGCTTGCGGTGGTCGCGCCGCTCGGCCTCCTTGACGCGCTCCTGGTAGGCGGTCAGGTCCTCCTTGGAGGCCCAGGCGGTGCCGTAGATGCGCTGGAGGGAGTCACCGGACTGATCACCCTTCCAGTAGGCCGAGGAGGATTTGGTCAGGGCGAAGCCATTGCCGATCAGCTTGGTGGTGGGCAGATGAGGGCCGCGGCACAGGTCCTTCCAGGCGACGGTGCCGTCACGGCGGACATTGTCGTACATGGTCAGGCCGCCCGCCCCCACCTCAACGGAGGCGGACTCGGCGCCGGCCCCCTTGGTGGTGATGAGCTCGAGCTTGTAGGGCTGGTCGGCGAGCTCGGCGCGGCCCTGCGCCTCGGAGATGTCGCGGCGCACGAAGCGCTGGCCCTCCTTGACGATGCGCTTCATGCGCTTCTCGATGTCGCGCATGAGCTCAGGGGTGACGGCGTCGATCCCCCCGAAATCGTAGTAGAAGCCGTCGGTGATGAAGGGGCCGATGCCGAGGTTGACGTCGGGGAACATCTCCTGGACGGCCTGGGCCATGACGTGGGTGGCGCTGTGGCGCAGGATGGCCAGGCCGTCCTCGGAGTCCAGGGTGATGGGCTCGACGACGGCGCCCACGGGGATCTCGCGCGCGAGGTCCCAGGGCTCGCCGTCCACGCGCATGGCGACGACACCGTGACGGGCCTCCTCGGCGAAGAGCTCGGTGCCCGTCGTCCCCGCCTCGATGGCGCGGGTGGCGCCGTCGATGGTCACGTCGATGGTCTGCGGGATCTGGGAGGGCACTGCGGTCTCCTTGGGTCGGGTGAGAGCGGGGCGCGCCGCCGGCGCACGCGGTGCAGTCTACTCAGACTGACCAGTGCCGCTGAGCGCCGTTCGGCGCTGCTCAGCGCGGCCCGGTTGCCCGGGCCCTCCGCGCCCCAGCGCCTTTCAGCGCCCCTTAATGCCGCCCGAGGCGATCACGCAGGGCCTTGTAGGCGCCCCTGCCGGTCTTGGCGGCGCGCAGCGCGGCGTACATGGCCTGGTTGACGGGCACGTCCCAGGCGCCGTCGACCTCGGTGGGATGCTTGGCGTAGCGCTTCTTGTACATGCCGACCTGGTAGAGCTCGGGCACGCGGGGCGAGTCGGCGCCCATGAGGTCCAGGCCGCGGTAGCCCTCCTCGGCCAGGGTCCGCGCGGCCCACCAGTCGAGGGCCTCGGCGCCGCGGAAGCCGCGGGACTCGGTGGAGGACGCCCCGTAGTAGGCGGTGGCGTCCTTGCCGGAGGTGGTGATGAGGTCCCAGCAGTGCGGGACGCCGTCGCGGCGCAGCACGAAGAGCCGGGCGTGCTCGGGACCGAGCGAGGTGAGCATGGACCAGTAGACGTCGGCGGGGTGGGGGCGGAAGCCGTCGCGGCGGGCGGTCTCGGCGAGGACCTCGTAGATGGCGGCGAACTCGCCGCGCTCCAAGCCCGTCTCGTCACTGATGGCGCAGCCGGCCTCCTCCGCCACGCGCTGGGCCCGCTTGACGGCGCGGCGCCCGTCCTTGGGCATGGCGGCAGCGATGGCGTCGGGCGTGCGCGGTGTGAGGTCGATGACGAAGGTGCGGTCGTAGGTGATGGTGTTGAGCAACTCGTGGAGGTCCGGGGCGTTGTAGCGGGCGTGCATGCGCAGGAAGGGGATCGCGCGGTCGCGACGGCGGATTTCGGCGCGCAGGAGCTC includes these proteins:
- the pgsA gene encoding phosphatidylinositol phosphate synthase yields the protein MLGNHGRGLTKALFTKPAMLLAKAGITPNMLTVAGTIASIAAAVLTIPQGRFILGPILLTCLLVADSFDGILARATGTSSAFGAFLDSTMDRLADGAVFGSLAMWAATHLAPGPLRTWTIALALAAVVLGAAVPYARARAESVGARASVGIAERTDRLVAIGLAAFAVGLGAPQWVITAGLALVVTASFITVIQRVLTVRAQLAGVPAGGRAGAAG
- the thrS gene encoding threonine--tRNA ligase, giving the protein MPSQIPQTIDVTIDGATRAIEAGTTGTELFAEEARHGVVAMRVDGEPWDLAREIPVGAVVEPITLDSEDGLAILRHSATHVMAQAVQEMFPDVNLGIGPFITDGFYYDFGGIDAVTPELMRDIEKRMKRIVKEGQRFVRRDISEAQGRAELADQPYKLELITTKGAGAESASVEVGAGGLTMYDNVRRDGTVAWKDLCRGPHLPTTKLIGNGFALTKSSSAYWKGDQSGDSLQRIYGTAWASKEDLTAYQERVKEAERRDHRKLGAELDLFSFPEEIGPGLVVFHPKGAMLRHEIESHVIERHRQYGFDFVHTPEISKSGLFHTSGHLPYYADTMFPPMLADEERDETGAIIKAGQEYYLKAMNCPMHNLIFRSRGRSYRELPLRFFEMGHDYRYEKSGVVHGLTRMRGFTQDDSHTYCTTEQAAEEIKAQIAFFISILEDFGLTDFYLELSTRDEDGAKKDKFIGSDEDWSTATQALAEACEASGLEVVPDPGGAAFYGPKVSVQVKDAIGRTWQMSTVQYDFNQPERFDLEYTAADGTHQRPIMLHSAKLGSVERFIGVLTEHYAGAFPAWLSPVQARLIPVAEAFDEYVDGVAATLRAAGVRVEVDHSNDRFGKKIRNAAKDKIPFTLIAGGEDAEAGAVSFRFRGGDQVNGVPVDEAVAHIRRVIAERLNDPADERLIAHD
- a CDS encoding lipid II:glycine glycyltransferase FemX, with product MTSNDHSATGRPETLRRVDGREMRLAIGNTPVGIEQTEAWERYEASQGHALWGRYLYAGEDGKPVAAIAIYADTIGGRPFLWAKHGPTWLKEQSPEREAHLRELLRAEIRRRDRAIPFLRMHARYNAPDLHELLNTITYDRTFVIDLTPRTPDAIAAAMPKDGRRAVKRAQRVAEEAGCAISDETGLERGEFAAIYEVLAETARRDGFRPHPADVYWSMLTSLGPEHARLFVLRRDGVPHCWDLITTSGKDATAYYGASSTESRGFRGAEALDWWAARTLAEEGYRGLDLMGADSPRVPELYQVGMYKKRYAKHPTEVDGAWDVPVNQAMYAALRAAKTGRGAYKALRDRLGRH
- a CDS encoding HIT family protein; its protein translation is MTDDAAPMAPIGRASIEDPPYHEGAPESFQRLWTPHRMVYIGGADKPKDSTPGQCPFCAAPGRGDEDALIVHRGERAYVIMNLYPYNTGHLLVCPYRHISELTEASDAERLEIIQLSARSMEVLRAVCRPQGFNLGMNAGETGGAGIAAHLHQHVVPRWTGDANFMPIIGRAKPVPQLLGDQRDMIAGAWDSAPATPREP